A genome region from Methylohalobius crimeensis 10Ki includes the following:
- a CDS encoding helix-turn-helix transcriptional regulator: MTTTHSSAIFRPKDAAAFLGVALSTVYRWERDLQGFPRRVKLGPRVSGWRLSDLEAWLDKQAATQRMEGAA, translated from the coding sequence ATGACTACGACCCACAGCAGCGCAATCTTCCGCCCCAAAGATGCCGCCGCCTTTTTGGGGGTGGCGCTATCCACCGTTTACCGCTGGGAGCGTGATCTTCAGGGATTCCCGAGGCGTGTCAAACTGGGGCCGCGTGTCTCCGGTTGGCGTCTCTCGGACTTGGAGGCATGGCTTGACAAACAGGCCGCCACCCAAAGGATGGAAGGGGCAGCGTAA
- a CDS encoding tyrosine-type recombinase/integrase, with amino-acid sequence MALTVAEIKNAKPRDKSYKVYDEKGLYLEVLPSDSKKWRFRYRRPGTGKENRLSLGSWPDVSLKEARQKRDEARKLLDAGIDPSQARQMEKQKQAALAANSFEAVARDWKERHLDNKSESHRKRTWGMLDRCVFPYIGRRPLTDISAPDILAVARIHEKRGALETAHRCIQVIGQVFRYGMAVGVVFADPTPALKGALPPVKTRHMAAPTDPVRVGDLLRVIDAFSGSPVVSVAIRLLPLVFVRPGELRTMKWEDLDMEAAEWRYTTSKTGTEHLVPLSGQAVELIEEIRPLTGHLVGGWVFPGGRSPLKPLSEAAINAAYKRLGIDTRNELTGHGWRATARTLLHEQLGYRPEVIEHQLAHAVPDTLGRAYNRTRFLEQRREMLQAWADYLDGLRAGGNVVPIRQVKA; translated from the coding sequence ATGGCACTGACCGTTGCCGAGATCAAAAACGCCAAACCAAGGGACAAGTCCTATAAGGTATACGATGAAAAGGGGTTGTATCTGGAGGTTTTACCCAGCGACAGTAAGAAATGGCGGTTTCGTTACCGGAGGCCTGGTACCGGCAAGGAAAACCGCTTGTCCCTGGGATCGTGGCCCGATGTTTCCCTGAAGGAGGCCCGGCAGAAACGAGACGAGGCGCGAAAGCTGCTGGATGCCGGCATCGATCCTAGCCAAGCCCGCCAGATGGAAAAGCAGAAACAAGCAGCATTGGCCGCCAACAGCTTCGAAGCCGTGGCCCGCGACTGGAAAGAACGCCATCTGGACAACAAGAGCGAATCCCACCGAAAGCGTACCTGGGGCATGTTGGATCGATGCGTTTTCCCCTATATCGGCCGCCGGCCACTCACCGACATCAGCGCCCCCGACATCCTGGCGGTGGCGCGCATCCATGAAAAGCGTGGCGCTCTGGAAACCGCCCATCGCTGCATTCAAGTAATCGGCCAGGTATTCCGGTACGGTATGGCGGTCGGGGTGGTGTTCGCCGATCCCACGCCAGCCTTGAAGGGGGCATTGCCGCCGGTCAAGACCCGCCACATGGCCGCGCCGACCGATCCGGTCAGGGTGGGGGATCTGTTGCGCGTGATAGACGCTTTCAGCGGTAGCCCGGTGGTTAGCGTGGCCATCCGCTTGCTGCCTTTGGTGTTCGTCCGTCCGGGCGAGCTGCGTACCATGAAATGGGAGGACCTGGACATGGAAGCAGCCGAATGGCGTTACACCACCAGCAAGACCGGAACCGAACACCTGGTTCCCCTGTCCGGCCAGGCTGTGGAGCTGATCGAGGAAATACGCCCACTGACCGGCCACTTGGTCGGCGGGTGGGTGTTCCCCGGCGGCCGTTCTCCCCTCAAGCCCTTGTCCGAGGCCGCCATCAACGCCGCCTATAAGCGTCTTGGGATCGATACCAGGAACGAACTTACCGGCCACGGTTGGCGCGCCACCGCCCGCACGTTGTTACATGAACAACTGGGTTATCGGCCGGAAGTGATCGAACACCAGCTGGCCCACGCCGTTCCCGATACCCTGGGGCGCGCCTACAATCGCACCCGCTTCCTGGAACAGCGCCGGGAGATGTTGCAGGCTTGGGCCGATTATTTGGACGGCCTGAGGGCTGGGGGCAATGTGGTGCCGATCCGGCAGGTAAAGGCATGA
- a CDS encoding type II toxin-antitoxin system HicB family antitoxin, giving the protein MKHKYLIEVFWSEEDGGYIAVAPDLPGCSAFGDTPTEAMREMEDAIESWLEACRNMGRTVPKPKAQPQKAA; this is encoded by the coding sequence ATGAAACATAAGTACCTGATCGAAGTATTCTGGTCCGAGGAGGATGGCGGTTATATCGCAGTTGCCCCGGATTTGCCCGGGTGCTCAGCTTTCGGCGACACTCCCACCGAGGCAATGCGGGAAATGGAGGACGCTATTGAATCCTGGTTGGAAGCCTGCCGGAACATGGGGCGCACCGTCCCCAAGCCCAAAGCCCAACCCCAGAAAGCAGCTTAA
- a CDS encoding type II toxin-antitoxin system HicA family toxin, which produces MTRREKLMAAIRRNPRAVRFEDACKVAEMLGFARKGGRGSHCTYGRPDESVLLNFQNRNGHIAPYQAKQLIEMMEKYGNET; this is translated from the coding sequence ATGACCCGTAGGGAAAAGCTGATGGCGGCTATCCGTCGCAATCCCAGGGCGGTGCGCTTCGAGGATGCTTGCAAGGTGGCTGAAATGCTGGGCTTTGCCCGCAAGGGTGGACGCGGTTCCCATTGTACCTATGGCCGCCCGGATGAGTCGGTGCTGCTCAACTTCCAAAATCGCAACGGACACATTGCCCCATACCAGGCCAAGCAGTTGATCGAGATGATGGAGAAGTACGGCAATGAAACATAA
- a CDS encoding DUF3486 family protein translates to MARKRIFDSIPDEVLTELDERILSKQYSDLELCDWLNNQGFKVSKNTVNRYCLDLRSGFRNLLPDFPDPNRVTAPEYIRKLQRFGALLIHRRAIDAEIKHLEEELIAAWPGHEPQGKGGGR, encoded by the coding sequence ATGGCAAGGAAGCGAATATTCGACAGTATTCCCGATGAAGTCTTGACGGAGCTGGATGAACGCATCTTAAGCAAGCAATACAGCGATCTTGAGTTGTGTGACTGGCTGAACAACCAGGGCTTCAAGGTTTCAAAGAACACCGTAAACCGGTACTGCCTTGATCTTCGATCCGGATTTCGGAATCTGTTGCCTGATTTCCCCGACCCTAACCGAGTCACGGCCCCGGAGTACATTCGAAAACTCCAGCGTTTTGGCGCCCTGCTTATCCACCGGCGTGCCATCGATGCCGAAATCAAGCACCTGGAAGAAGAGCTGATAGCCGCCTGGCCTGGTCATGAACCCCAGGGAAAGGGGGGGGGGCGGTGA
- the pheT gene encoding phenylalanine--tRNA ligase subunit beta — protein sequence MRFSEAWLREYVDPPVSTARLVEQLTMAGLEVDSVDPAAPDFSGLVVAQVVALSSHPNADKLRVCQVSTGAEEPLQIVCGAPNVYEGMKAPLAVIGAQLPGGFKIKKSKLRGVESYGMLCSASELGLAESSQGLWELPPDAPVGEDIRSYLQLDDTVIDVDLTPNRADCLSVEGVAREAALLNRIDWRPVAAAPVAPACDDTLPIRVEDEAQAACPRYLGRLIRGVDAGASTPLWMQERLRRSGIRSLGPLVDITNYVLLELGQPLHAFDAACLRGGIQVRMGRPGEKLVLLGDQEIELTADSLVIADDEHPLALAGVMGGQDSAVGTSTRDIFLECAFFAPEAIMGRARRYGLHTDSSHRFERGIDPALQARAMERATRLILEIAGGESGPVTEVASAAHLSERPSVRLRSRQVERLLGMRLEADEIEDILRREGCQVEKLSADEWRVQPPSFRFDLAIEADLIEELARVYGYSQLPVRTPALPDHVQPAPEGRLSLARIQDLLADHGFREAITYSFVDRSLQDKLAPDLEPVAVANPLSSEMGVMRTTLWTGLLNAALYNLNRQQPRVRLFESGLRFYLESGNIRQEKRLAALMTGPVAPEQWSQPVRLVDFYDAKAEVEALLSLAGRENDFRFCAAEHPALHPGQTAALVERQGGQHRGWLGMLHPALAEALGFDQSVFLFELDGVVLEEKNVPTFQPLSKYPSVRRDLALVVPERIVAQDLIDSVSEVVSGLRVEVLLFDVYRGKGLAEGEKSLALGLVLQDPQKTLTDADIEQAVAQILQQLADKFQARLRGE from the coding sequence ATGCGCTTTAGCGAAGCATGGCTTAGAGAATACGTCGATCCCCCGGTCTCCACGGCTCGCTTGGTCGAGCAATTGACCATGGCGGGTCTGGAGGTCGACAGTGTGGACCCGGCAGCGCCGGATTTCTCCGGTTTGGTGGTGGCCCAAGTGGTTGCGCTGAGCTCCCACCCGAACGCGGACAAGCTCCGCGTATGCCAAGTGTCCACGGGAGCGGAAGAACCGCTCCAGATCGTGTGCGGGGCGCCCAATGTCTACGAGGGAATGAAAGCGCCCTTGGCAGTCATCGGCGCCCAGCTCCCCGGCGGATTCAAGATCAAAAAATCCAAACTGCGGGGGGTGGAGTCCTATGGCATGCTTTGTTCGGCCAGCGAACTGGGGCTGGCCGAGTCTTCCCAGGGGCTGTGGGAATTGCCGCCCGATGCGCCGGTGGGAGAGGATATCCGTTCGTACTTGCAGTTGGACGATACCGTCATCGATGTGGATCTGACGCCCAATCGCGCCGATTGCCTGAGCGTGGAGGGCGTGGCCCGCGAGGCGGCGCTGCTCAACCGAATCGACTGGCGGCCGGTCGCGGCCGCTCCCGTGGCGCCCGCCTGCGACGATACCCTGCCGATTCGGGTCGAAGACGAAGCTCAGGCCGCTTGCCCTCGCTATTTGGGCCGATTGATTCGGGGAGTCGATGCCGGCGCGTCTACGCCCTTGTGGATGCAAGAGCGGCTCCGCCGAAGCGGTATCCGCAGCCTCGGCCCGCTGGTGGATATCACCAATTACGTGCTTTTGGAGTTGGGACAGCCGCTCCACGCCTTCGATGCCGCTTGTCTCCGGGGCGGTATCCAGGTGCGCATGGGCCGTCCCGGTGAAAAGTTGGTCCTGCTGGGCGATCAGGAAATCGAATTGACCGCCGACAGCCTGGTGATTGCCGATGACGAACATCCTCTGGCCTTGGCCGGGGTCATGGGAGGACAGGATTCGGCGGTCGGCACTTCCACCCGAGATATCTTTTTGGAGTGCGCCTTTTTCGCGCCCGAGGCGATCATGGGCCGGGCACGGCGTTACGGCTTGCATACCGATTCATCCCACCGCTTCGAACGGGGGATCGATCCGGCTTTGCAAGCTCGAGCAATGGAGCGGGCGACGCGCTTGATACTCGAGATTGCCGGCGGTGAATCGGGGCCTGTGACGGAAGTGGCCTCGGCGGCCCATTTGTCCGAGCGCCCGTCGGTTCGGCTGCGCAGCCGACAAGTAGAGCGGTTGCTGGGGATGCGCCTGGAGGCCGATGAGATCGAGGACATTTTGCGGCGGGAAGGCTGCCAAGTGGAAAAATTATCCGCCGATGAATGGCGCGTTCAGCCGCCGAGTTTCCGCTTCGATCTCGCCATCGAGGCGGATCTGATCGAGGAATTGGCTCGGGTGTACGGCTATTCGCAATTACCCGTTCGAACCCCCGCCTTGCCCGACCATGTGCAGCCGGCGCCCGAGGGCCGCTTATCCTTGGCCAGAATTCAGGATCTACTCGCCGATCACGGTTTTCGGGAAGCGATCACTTATAGTTTCGTGGATCGAAGCCTGCAAGATAAATTGGCGCCCGATCTGGAACCGGTCGCCGTGGCCAATCCCTTGTCTTCGGAAATGGGGGTGATGCGGACCACCTTGTGGACCGGGCTATTGAACGCGGCGCTTTACAATCTCAACCGCCAGCAACCACGGGTCCGTCTGTTCGAGTCCGGGCTTCGATTCTATCTGGAATCGGGAAACATTCGGCAGGAGAAACGACTTGCCGCACTGATGACCGGGCCGGTCGCTCCCGAGCAATGGTCGCAACCTGTCCGCTTGGTGGACTTTTACGATGCCAAAGCGGAAGTGGAGGCACTGCTGAGTTTGGCCGGTAGGGAAAATGACTTCCGTTTTTGTGCCGCCGAGCATCCGGCGCTTCACCCGGGGCAGACGGCTGCACTGGTAGAACGGCAAGGTGGACAGCATCGGGGGTGGTTGGGGATGCTCCATCCCGCCTTGGCGGAGGCATTGGGCTTCGATCAGAGCGTGTTTCTGTTCGAACTGGACGGGGTGGTGTTGGAGGAAAAAAACGTTCCCACCTTCCAGCCGCTCTCCAAATATCCTTCCGTCCGCCGAGATCTGGCCTTGGTCGTGCCCGAACGCATCGTTGCCCAGGATTTGATCGATTCGGTTTCCGAGGTTGTCTCAGGGCTTCGGGTAGAGGTGCTTTTATTCGATGTCTATCGAGGTAAAGGGCTTGCCGAGGGGGAAAAGAGTCTGGCATTGGGGCTGGTTCTTCAGGATCCCCAAAAAACCCTGACCGATGCGGATATCGAGCAGGCCGTAGCGCAAATTCTGCAACAGTTGGCGGACAAGTTCCAGGCTAGGTTGAGGGGGGAGTGA
- a CDS encoding Mor transcription activator family protein: MKELLDHLVSRLERKGLDSEKAFDIAKEAVEAVSDVCGGRQVYFPMGVSIRTALRDEQIMREFNGRNIDDLSRRYRLSHARIYQILDNHRKGRRQSSLP; the protein is encoded by the coding sequence TTGAAGGAATTGCTCGACCACTTGGTTTCGCGGCTGGAGCGCAAAGGGTTGGATTCCGAAAAGGCTTTCGATATAGCCAAGGAGGCAGTTGAAGCCGTTTCGGATGTGTGTGGCGGTCGCCAAGTGTATTTCCCGATGGGCGTTTCGATACGCACCGCCTTGCGGGACGAGCAGATAATGCGCGAGTTCAACGGCCGTAATATCGACGATCTTTCGCGGAGATACCGGTTATCCCACGCCCGCATATACCAGATACTTGATAATCACCGGAAAGGTCGGAGACAATCAAGCTTGCCTTGA
- a CDS encoding DUF927 domain-containing protein has translation MTNTEYFNPLSPDTPERFRRAILDSGLPAPEQVNADGRIHRFPTTGKRDDDAGWYVLHLDGIPAGAFGCWRAGITQSWCAKDRAEMNQEERRAHANRLNEIQRQRQQEIERRQSDVSVRASNRWREAKPAEADHPYLERKRIRPNGAKMDGDKLVIPGIDAGGTLWTLQTITGEGDKRFLPGGKKRGGFFPIPLILPESPECIVICEGFATAASLHEATGLPTFAAFDAGNLKPVAEALRKQYPKAGIVIAGDNDQWTEGNPGAAKARGAADAVGAAWCVPDFSAVDTDTRPTDFNDLAGIAGLETVKTQIQGAVAQAVGIPPAPFGHLLNRRGVFRLRDEGEPQPLAHRPIWVEALSRDGRRESWGRLVVWEDHDGHRHERAIPASMFHTGGREIAQLLAEGGLPIVSGKETPLLQYLVAFAPKDRLTAATVTGWHGQAFVLPDRTLKAPEGERIVYQPHDQHTAADAFCRGGTFDAWQWAVAEAPSLVRFAVCAALAAPMRHLVEVEAGGFHFHGNTSRGKTTLLQAAASVWGNSADPQQAGGAAAYIQRWNATDNGLEATAECFNDLPLIVDEIGESETRDFGRTIYRIMSGSGRRRANVGGGLRRAKSWRVLILSAGELPAAEYAAQEGRQVRGGQLVRLADVPIDGAPLFRDGGEVDHLKQAFAHHFGHAGPRFIESVTTEKMAEAWRGFDPEAIGPAATPEAVRVRKRFALAACAGELAIKHGLLPWRPGQAIEAARLAYRTWQSGHSAATEGERGIVNLQAFILRHEARFEREDNDPPKERAGWFRGDCYHFTREAFKEALAGANQKATLDLLDQLEVLKKERADRTGNRIGVGRDRVRVFSIRSSILTVETVETVETPEPERAQGLPPSMGEMVETVEEWGKSEMCGPASSTVSTIGGSHGGRSRPKAGRGLSTVSTVSTMKNGKSDFSGGGKRHFNDDWGEP, from the coding sequence ATGACCAACACTGAATATTTTAACCCATTATCCCCCGATACGCCCGAACGATTCCGCCGCGCCATCCTGGATTCGGGCTTGCCCGCACCGGAACAAGTTAATGCGGACGGCCGGATTCACCGTTTTCCCACCACCGGCAAGCGGGACGATGACGCCGGCTGGTATGTGCTCCATCTGGATGGCATTCCGGCCGGCGCCTTCGGCTGCTGGCGCGCTGGCATCACACAAAGCTGGTGCGCCAAGGACCGCGCCGAAATGAACCAGGAGGAACGCCGCGCCCACGCCAATCGGTTGAATGAAATCCAGCGACAACGGCAACAGGAAATTGAACGCCGGCAATCCGATGTCAGCGTCCGGGCATCGAACCGATGGCGGGAAGCCAAACCCGCCGAAGCCGATCATCCCTATCTGGAACGGAAGCGGATCAGGCCAAACGGCGCGAAGATGGACGGCGATAAGCTAGTGATACCGGGCATCGATGCCGGGGGCACCCTCTGGACGCTGCAAACCATCACCGGTGAGGGGGACAAACGTTTTCTCCCTGGCGGGAAAAAGCGCGGCGGTTTCTTCCCCATACCGCTCATCTTGCCGGAATCCCCCGAGTGCATCGTGATCTGTGAAGGCTTCGCCACCGCCGCCAGCCTCCACGAGGCGACCGGTCTACCGACCTTTGCCGCCTTCGACGCGGGGAATCTTAAACCGGTGGCCGAGGCCCTGCGGAAGCAATACCCCAAGGCGGGTATCGTCATTGCCGGCGACAACGACCAGTGGACCGAGGGCAACCCGGGCGCCGCCAAGGCGCGAGGGGCCGCCGATGCCGTTGGCGCGGCGTGGTGTGTGCCGGATTTCAGCGCGGTGGATACCGACACCAGGCCGACGGATTTCAACGACCTGGCTGGAATCGCCGGACTGGAGACGGTCAAAACCCAAATACAGGGGGCTGTGGCGCAAGCAGTGGGGATTCCCCCCGCCCCCTTCGGCCACCTACTCAACCGCCGGGGTGTATTCCGTCTTCGGGACGAGGGCGAACCCCAACCCCTGGCCCATCGGCCGATCTGGGTGGAGGCCTTGAGCCGCGACGGCAGGCGCGAATCCTGGGGGCGGCTGGTGGTTTGGGAGGACCACGACGGCCACCGACATGAGCGCGCCATCCCCGCCAGTATGTTTCATACCGGCGGCCGGGAAATCGCCCAACTGCTGGCCGAGGGTGGGCTTCCCATCGTCTCCGGAAAGGAAACCCCCTTACTTCAATATCTGGTGGCCTTCGCGCCTAAGGATCGCCTGACCGCCGCCACCGTCACCGGTTGGCACGGGCAGGCCTTCGTGCTGCCGGATCGAACCCTGAAGGCGCCCGAGGGGGAGCGGATCGTCTACCAACCCCACGACCAGCACACCGCCGCCGATGCCTTTTGCCGCGGCGGTACGTTCGACGCCTGGCAATGGGCAGTGGCCGAGGCCCCTTCCCTGGTGCGTTTTGCCGTTTGCGCCGCCCTGGCCGCCCCCATGCGTCACCTGGTCGAAGTGGAGGCCGGCGGTTTTCACTTCCACGGCAACACCAGTCGGGGCAAGACCACCTTATTGCAAGCCGCCGCCAGCGTTTGGGGCAACAGCGCGGACCCTCAGCAAGCCGGCGGCGCGGCCGCCTATATTCAAAGATGGAACGCCACCGATAACGGACTGGAAGCCACCGCCGAATGCTTCAACGATTTGCCGCTGATCGTCGATGAGATCGGCGAATCGGAAACCCGGGATTTCGGCCGCACCATTTACCGCATCATGTCCGGTTCCGGACGCCGGCGCGCCAATGTCGGAGGTGGTTTACGGCGCGCCAAATCCTGGCGCGTGCTGATTCTCAGCGCCGGCGAACTGCCCGCCGCCGAATACGCCGCCCAGGAAGGCCGGCAGGTGCGTGGCGGGCAGCTGGTGCGCTTGGCGGATGTCCCCATCGATGGCGCACCCCTGTTCCGCGATGGTGGGGAGGTCGATCATCTGAAACAGGCATTCGCCCACCATTTCGGCCATGCCGGCCCCCGGTTTATTGAGTCCGTCACTACGGAAAAAATGGCCGAAGCCTGGCGCGGTTTCGACCCCGAGGCCATTGGTCCCGCGGCCACCCCGGAGGCGGTGCGCGTCCGAAAACGCTTCGCCCTGGCCGCCTGTGCCGGCGAGCTGGCCATTAAGCATGGCCTTCTGCCTTGGAGGCCTGGCCAAGCCATCGAGGCCGCGCGCTTGGCCTATCGAACCTGGCAGTCCGGACATTCCGCCGCCACCGAAGGGGAACGGGGGATTGTGAATCTTCAGGCATTCATCCTACGGCATGAAGCAAGGTTCGAACGCGAGGACAACGACCCTCCCAAGGAGCGCGCCGGCTGGTTTCGAGGCGATTGCTATCACTTCACCCGGGAAGCGTTCAAGGAGGCCTTGGCCGGTGCCAACCAGAAGGCCACCCTTGATCTGTTGGACCAGCTGGAGGTGTTGAAGAAGGAACGGGCAGACCGAACCGGGAATCGGATCGGTGTCGGTAGGGATCGTGTCCGCGTTTTCAGTATTCGTTCCTCGATTTTGACGGTGGAAACGGTGGAAACGGTGGAAACGCCAGAGCCAGAGCGGGCTCAAGGTCTTCCACCGTCCATGGGGGAAATGGTGGAAACGGTGGAAGAATGGGGGAAATCGGAAATGTGCGGCCCTGCTTCTTCCACCGTTTCCACCATTGGGGGAAGTCACGGTGGAAGATCCAGACCCAAGGCGGGACGCGGTCTTTCCACCGTTTCCACCGTTTCCACCATGAAAAATGGCAAGTCGGATTTTTCCGGCGGTGGAAAACGTCACTTTAATGACGATTGGGGAGAGCCATGA
- a CDS encoding integration host factor subunit alpha, which yields MTLTKADIVERLFEDIGLNRKDAKELVDLFFEDIKHALEEGKAVKLSGFGSFDLRDKSERPGRNPKTGEEIPVTARRVVTFKAGQKLKGRIEAYSNQVSDENPPVESE from the coding sequence ATGACACTGACCAAGGCCGACATCGTGGAAAGATTATTCGAGGATATCGGCTTGAATCGAAAGGATGCCAAGGAGTTGGTGGATCTGTTTTTCGAAGATATCAAGCATGCTTTGGAGGAAGGAAAAGCGGTCAAATTATCCGGATTCGGCAGCTTCGATTTGCGCGACAAGAGCGAACGTCCGGGACGCAACCCCAAAACCGGGGAAGAAATTCCGGTGACCGCGCGCCGGGTGGTGACCTTCAAGGCGGGACAAAAGCTCAAGGGTCGGATCGAGGCTTATTCCAATCAGGTATCGGATGAAAATCCGCCTGTAGAATCGGAGTGA